In Bombus fervidus isolate BK054 chromosome 13, iyBomFerv1, whole genome shotgun sequence, a single genomic region encodes these proteins:
- the LOC139993451 gene encoding mitogen-activated protein kinase p38b isoform X1, whose amino-acid sequence MPQFHKIEINRTEWEVPERYQMLTPVGSGAYGQVCSAVDTKTGQKVAIKKLARPFQSAVHAKRTYRELRMLKHMNHENVIGLLDVFHPSSSLEDFQQVYLVTHLMGADLNNIVRTQKLSDDHVQFLVYQILRGLKYIHSASIIHRDLKPSNIAVNEDCELKILDFGLARPTENEMTGYVATRWYRAPEIMLNWMHYNQTVDIWSVGCIMAELLTGRTLFPGTDHIHQLNLIMEILGTPRDEFMQKISSESARNYIQSLPPLKKKNFKEVFRGANPLAIDLLELMLELDAEKRITAEQALAHPYLAQYADPTDEPVSLPYDQSFEDMDLPVEKWKELVYHEVINFVPQQLPAMASTIESSS is encoded by the exons ATGCCGCAGTTTcataaaatcgaaataaataggACCGAATGGGAGGTTCCGGAACGATACCAAATGCTCACGCCAGTGGGATCAGGAGCTTATGGTCAGGTCTG ttcgGCAGTTGACACAAAAACTGGACAGAAAGTAGCAATAAAAAAGTTAGCCAGACCATTCCAATCAGCTGTGCATGCAAAACGCACATACAGGGAACTTCGTATGTTGAAGCATATGAATCATGAAAAT GTAATTGGTTTACTGGATGTATTtcatccttcttcttctttagaAGATTTTCAGCAGGT ATATTTAGTCACGCATCTGATGGGTGCAGATCTCAATAATATTGTAAGAACTCAGAAACTTTCGGATGATCATGTACAGTTTCTTGTATATCAAATCCTTCGTGGTCTCAAATATATTCATTCTGCGAGTATAATACACAGG GATTTGAAACCTTCTAATATAGCTGTGAATGAAGATTGTGAGCtgaaaattttagattttggATTAGCCAGACCTACAGAAAATGAAATGACTGGTTATGTTGCTACAAGGTGGTATAGAGCTCCAGAAATTATGCTTAATTGGATGCATTATAATCAAACAG TTGATATATGGTCTGTTGGATGTATAATGGCCGAGCTATTAACGGGGAGAACGTTATTTCCGGGAACAGATC ATATACACCAACTGAACTTAATAATGGAGATACTGGGTACTCCACGTGACGAGTTTATGCAAAAAATATCGTCAGAGTCG gCGAGAAACTATATACAAAGTTTACCTCcactaaaaaaaaagaacttcaAAGAAGTATTTCGCGGGGCCAATCCTTTAG CTATAGATTTACTTGAATTAATGTTAGAACTAGATGCAGAGAAACGAATTACAGCAGAACAAGCTTTAGCTCACCCATATCTTGCACAGTATGCTGATCCAACTGATGAACCAGTATCTTTACCATATGATCAAAGTTTTGAAGATATGGATTTACCTGTTGAAAAATGGAAAG aaCTTGTTTATCATgaagttataaattttgtaccTCAACAATTACCTGCAATGGCTTCGACGATTGAGTCTTCTTCGTAA
- the LOC139993451 gene encoding mitogen-activated protein kinase p38b isoform X2, with protein MPQFHKIEINRTEWEVPERYQMLTPVGSGAYGQVCSAVDTKTGQKVAIKKLARPFQSAVHAKRTYRELRMLKHMNHENVIGLLDVFHPSSSLEDFQQVYLVTHLMGADLNNIVRTQKLSDDHVQFLVYQILRGLKYIHSASIIHRDLKPSNIAVNEDCELKILDFGLARPTENEMTGYVATRWYRAPEIMLNWMHYNQTVDIWSVGCIMAELLTGRTLFPGTDHIDHLTRVLVLCGTPTEETLSKITSQEARNYIQSLPPLKKKNFKEVFRGANPLAIDLLELMLELDAEKRITAEQALAHPYLAQYADPTDEPVSLPYDQSFEDMDLPVEKWKELVYHEVINFVPQQLPAMASTIESSS; from the exons ATGCCGCAGTTTcataaaatcgaaataaataggACCGAATGGGAGGTTCCGGAACGATACCAAATGCTCACGCCAGTGGGATCAGGAGCTTATGGTCAGGTCTG ttcgGCAGTTGACACAAAAACTGGACAGAAAGTAGCAATAAAAAAGTTAGCCAGACCATTCCAATCAGCTGTGCATGCAAAACGCACATACAGGGAACTTCGTATGTTGAAGCATATGAATCATGAAAAT GTAATTGGTTTACTGGATGTATTtcatccttcttcttctttagaAGATTTTCAGCAGGT ATATTTAGTCACGCATCTGATGGGTGCAGATCTCAATAATATTGTAAGAACTCAGAAACTTTCGGATGATCATGTACAGTTTCTTGTATATCAAATCCTTCGTGGTCTCAAATATATTCATTCTGCGAGTATAATACACAGG GATTTGAAACCTTCTAATATAGCTGTGAATGAAGATTGTGAGCtgaaaattttagattttggATTAGCCAGACCTACAGAAAATGAAATGACTGGTTATGTTGCTACAAGGTGGTATAGAGCTCCAGAAATTATGCTTAATTGGATGCATTATAATCAAACAG TTGATATATGGTCTGTTGGATGTATAATGGCCGAGCTATTAACGGGGAGAACGTTATTTCCGGGAACAGATC ACATTGATCATCTAACACGAGTTTTAGTACTCTGTGGTACACCCACAGAGGAAACTTTAAGCAAAATTACCAGCCAAGag gCGAGAAACTATATACAAAGTTTACCTCcactaaaaaaaaagaacttcaAAGAAGTATTTCGCGGGGCCAATCCTTTAG CTATAGATTTACTTGAATTAATGTTAGAACTAGATGCAGAGAAACGAATTACAGCAGAACAAGCTTTAGCTCACCCATATCTTGCACAGTATGCTGATCCAACTGATGAACCAGTATCTTTACCATATGATCAAAGTTTTGAAGATATGGATTTACCTGTTGAAAAATGGAAAG aaCTTGTTTATCATgaagttataaattttgtaccTCAACAATTACCTGCAATGGCTTCGACGATTGAGTCTTCTTCGTAA
- the LOC139993451 gene encoding mitogen-activated protein kinase p38a isoform X3 has translation MLKHMNHENVIGLLDVFHPSSSLEDFQQVYLVTHLMGADLNNIVRTQKLSDDHVQFLVYQILRGLKYIHSASIIHRDLKPSNIAVNEDCELKILDFGLARPTENEMTGYVATRWYRAPEIMLNWMHYNQTVDIWSVGCIMAELLTGRTLFPGTDHIHQLNLIMEILGTPRDEFMQKISSESARNYIQSLPPLKKKNFKEVFRGANPLAIDLLELMLELDAEKRITAEQALAHPYLAQYADPTDEPVSLPYDQSFEDMDLPVEKWKELVYHEVINFVPQQLPAMASTIESSS, from the exons ATGTTGAAGCATATGAATCATGAAAAT GTAATTGGTTTACTGGATGTATTtcatccttcttcttctttagaAGATTTTCAGCAGGT ATATTTAGTCACGCATCTGATGGGTGCAGATCTCAATAATATTGTAAGAACTCAGAAACTTTCGGATGATCATGTACAGTTTCTTGTATATCAAATCCTTCGTGGTCTCAAATATATTCATTCTGCGAGTATAATACACAGG GATTTGAAACCTTCTAATATAGCTGTGAATGAAGATTGTGAGCtgaaaattttagattttggATTAGCCAGACCTACAGAAAATGAAATGACTGGTTATGTTGCTACAAGGTGGTATAGAGCTCCAGAAATTATGCTTAATTGGATGCATTATAATCAAACAG TTGATATATGGTCTGTTGGATGTATAATGGCCGAGCTATTAACGGGGAGAACGTTATTTCCGGGAACAGATC ATATACACCAACTGAACTTAATAATGGAGATACTGGGTACTCCACGTGACGAGTTTATGCAAAAAATATCGTCAGAGTCG gCGAGAAACTATATACAAAGTTTACCTCcactaaaaaaaaagaacttcaAAGAAGTATTTCGCGGGGCCAATCCTTTAG CTATAGATTTACTTGAATTAATGTTAGAACTAGATGCAGAGAAACGAATTACAGCAGAACAAGCTTTAGCTCACCCATATCTTGCACAGTATGCTGATCCAACTGATGAACCAGTATCTTTACCATATGATCAAAGTTTTGAAGATATGGATTTACCTGTTGAAAAATGGAAAG aaCTTGTTTATCATgaagttataaattttgtaccTCAACAATTACCTGCAATGGCTTCGACGATTGAGTCTTCTTCGTAA
- the LOC139993450 gene encoding uncharacterized protein isoform X1 yields MPIAWTDSLTLRLVIFYSKYECLRNPFHPDYKNRRCRYKAYKEIVDSMDVCCLTVYDCIKRITCVKAQYCYELSKISAAISCEKFYRPIANWFPIIHELFFPFIPTYNCTSDCCKICSDKTDTHESYDYKETQEQSTRPVPAESRALSTDCGCPYETCYCDKSNIAKPRIRLRKVEKSPFFLAKEKGVTTSQTTARDCKYYLHQQKVSQIDVGSNIRSISTEHATQSELSYFKTACIACQVCMENEVPFNLIKKDLKETDISYTDYAPPVKDIKGRKKTDEFDMFGKSVAFQLRNISFEIAVKLEKRIQDLIAQERLDHMKLKYLDCCTASSCSECAVLRKEMVCSCGLPVIMIKADSSCDFDCKQRI; encoded by the exons ATGCCAATTGCATGGACCGATAGTCTAACGTTGAGATTAGTAATTTTTTACAGTAAATACGAATGTCTAAGAAATCCTTTTCATCCGGATTATAAGAACAGACGTTGTCGTTACAAAGCTTACAAGGAAATTGTGGATTCTATGGATGTTTGTTGTTTAACAGTTTATGATTGTATCAAAAGGATTACCTGTGTAAAGGCCCAATACTGTTATGAGCTGTCTAAAATCAGTGCTGCAATTTCCTGTGAGAAGTTTTATAGACCAATAGCAAACTGGTTTCCAATAATCCATGAACTGTTTTTCCCATTTATACCAACTTATAATTGTACAAGTGATTGCTGCAAG ATATGCAGTGACAAAACAGATACACATGAAAGTTATGACTATAAAGAAACACAGGAGCAGTCGACACGTCCAGTCCCTGCGGAATCGAGAGCATTAAGCACAGACTGTGGTTGTCCATATGAAACTTGTTATTGTGACAAATCGAATATAGCTAAACCTCGTATTCGTCTTag GAAAGTAGAAAAATCACCTTTTTTCCTGGCGAAAGAGAAGGGTGTAACTACTTCGCAAACCACAGCAAGAGATTGCAAATATTACTTGCACCAGCAGAAAGTATCTCAAATTGATGTGGGGAGTAACATCAGAAGTATCAGTACTGAGCATGCGACTCAATCTGAACTTTCTTATTTCAAAACCGCATGTATAGCTTGTCAAGTGTGTATGGAAAATGAAGTACCTTTTAACTTGATAAAAAAAGATCTA aagGAGACAGACATTAGTTACACAGATTATGCTCCACCAGTGAAAGACattaaaggaagaaagaaaactgACGAGTTTGACATGTTCGGCAAGAGTGTTGCGTTTCAGTTGCGAAATATAAGTTTCG AAATTGCTGTTAAATTGGAGAAACGAATACAAGATTTAATTGCACAAGAACGTCTGGATCATATGAAACTGAAATATTTGGATTGCTGTACAGCTTCTAGTTGCAGCGAATGTGCAGTTTTGCGCAAGGAAATGGTTTGCAGCTGCGGTCTTCCGGTAATCATGATCAAGGCAGATTCTTCCTGCGATTTCGATTGCAAGcaacgaatataa
- the LOC139993450 gene encoding uncharacterized protein isoform X2, with the protein MPIAWTDSLTLRLVIFYSKYECLRNPFHPDYKNRRCRYKAYKEIVDSMDVCCLTVYDCIKRITCVKAQYCYELSKISAAISCEKFYRPIANWFPIIHELFFPFIPTYNCTSDCCKICSDKTDTHESYDYKETQEQSTRPVPAESRALSTDCGCPYETCYCDKSNIAKPRIRLRKVEKSPFFLAKEKGVTTSQTTARDCKYYLHQQKVSQIDVGSNIRSISTEHATQSELSYFKTACIACQKETDISYTDYAPPVKDIKGRKKTDEFDMFGKSVAFQLRNISFEIAVKLEKRIQDLIAQERLDHMKLKYLDCCTASSCSECAVLRKEMVCSCGLPVIMIKADSSCDFDCKQRI; encoded by the exons ATGCCAATTGCATGGACCGATAGTCTAACGTTGAGATTAGTAATTTTTTACAGTAAATACGAATGTCTAAGAAATCCTTTTCATCCGGATTATAAGAACAGACGTTGTCGTTACAAAGCTTACAAGGAAATTGTGGATTCTATGGATGTTTGTTGTTTAACAGTTTATGATTGTATCAAAAGGATTACCTGTGTAAAGGCCCAATACTGTTATGAGCTGTCTAAAATCAGTGCTGCAATTTCCTGTGAGAAGTTTTATAGACCAATAGCAAACTGGTTTCCAATAATCCATGAACTGTTTTTCCCATTTATACCAACTTATAATTGTACAAGTGATTGCTGCAAG ATATGCAGTGACAAAACAGATACACATGAAAGTTATGACTATAAAGAAACACAGGAGCAGTCGACACGTCCAGTCCCTGCGGAATCGAGAGCATTAAGCACAGACTGTGGTTGTCCATATGAAACTTGTTATTGTGACAAATCGAATATAGCTAAACCTCGTATTCGTCTTag GAAAGTAGAAAAATCACCTTTTTTCCTGGCGAAAGAGAAGGGTGTAACTACTTCGCAAACCACAGCAAGAGATTGCAAATATTACTTGCACCAGCAGAAAGTATCTCAAATTGATGTGGGGAGTAACATCAGAAGTATCAGTACTGAGCATGCGACTCAATCTGAACTTTCTTATTTCAAAACCGCATGTATAGCTTGTCAA aagGAGACAGACATTAGTTACACAGATTATGCTCCACCAGTGAAAGACattaaaggaagaaagaaaactgACGAGTTTGACATGTTCGGCAAGAGTGTTGCGTTTCAGTTGCGAAATATAAGTTTCG AAATTGCTGTTAAATTGGAGAAACGAATACAAGATTTAATTGCACAAGAACGTCTGGATCATATGAAACTGAAATATTTGGATTGCTGTACAGCTTCTAGTTGCAGCGAATGTGCAGTTTTGCGCAAGGAAATGGTTTGCAGCTGCGGTCTTCCGGTAATCATGATCAAGGCAGATTCTTCCTGCGATTTCGATTGCAAGcaacgaatataa
- the LOC139993450 gene encoding uncharacterized protein isoform X3: MPIAWTDSLTLRLVIFYSKYECLRNPFHPDYKNRRCRYKAYKEIVDSMDVCCLTVYDCIKRITCVKAQYCYELSKISAAISCEKFYRPIANWFPIIHELFFPFIPTYNCTSDCCKICSDKTDTHESYDYKETQEQSTRPVPAESRALSTDCGCPYETCYCDKSNIAKPRIRLRKVEKSPFFLAKEKGVTTSQTTARDCKYYLHQQKVSQIDVGSNIRSISTEHATQSELSYFKTACIACQETDISYTDYAPPVKDIKGRKKTDEFDMFGKSVAFQLRNISFEIAVKLEKRIQDLIAQERLDHMKLKYLDCCTASSCSECAVLRKEMVCSCGLPVIMIKADSSCDFDCKQRI; encoded by the exons ATGCCAATTGCATGGACCGATAGTCTAACGTTGAGATTAGTAATTTTTTACAGTAAATACGAATGTCTAAGAAATCCTTTTCATCCGGATTATAAGAACAGACGTTGTCGTTACAAAGCTTACAAGGAAATTGTGGATTCTATGGATGTTTGTTGTTTAACAGTTTATGATTGTATCAAAAGGATTACCTGTGTAAAGGCCCAATACTGTTATGAGCTGTCTAAAATCAGTGCTGCAATTTCCTGTGAGAAGTTTTATAGACCAATAGCAAACTGGTTTCCAATAATCCATGAACTGTTTTTCCCATTTATACCAACTTATAATTGTACAAGTGATTGCTGCAAG ATATGCAGTGACAAAACAGATACACATGAAAGTTATGACTATAAAGAAACACAGGAGCAGTCGACACGTCCAGTCCCTGCGGAATCGAGAGCATTAAGCACAGACTGTGGTTGTCCATATGAAACTTGTTATTGTGACAAATCGAATATAGCTAAACCTCGTATTCGTCTTag GAAAGTAGAAAAATCACCTTTTTTCCTGGCGAAAGAGAAGGGTGTAACTACTTCGCAAACCACAGCAAGAGATTGCAAATATTACTTGCACCAGCAGAAAGTATCTCAAATTGATGTGGGGAGTAACATCAGAAGTATCAGTACTGAGCATGCGACTCAATCTGAACTTTCTTATTTCAAAACCGCATGTATAGCTTGTCAA GAGACAGACATTAGTTACACAGATTATGCTCCACCAGTGAAAGACattaaaggaagaaagaaaactgACGAGTTTGACATGTTCGGCAAGAGTGTTGCGTTTCAGTTGCGAAATATAAGTTTCG AAATTGCTGTTAAATTGGAGAAACGAATACAAGATTTAATTGCACAAGAACGTCTGGATCATATGAAACTGAAATATTTGGATTGCTGTACAGCTTCTAGTTGCAGCGAATGTGCAGTTTTGCGCAAGGAAATGGTTTGCAGCTGCGGTCTTCCGGTAATCATGATCAAGGCAGATTCTTCCTGCGATTTCGATTGCAAGcaacgaatataa
- the LOC139993450 gene encoding uncharacterized protein isoform X4, giving the protein MPIAWTDSLTLRLVIFYSKYECLRNPFHPDYKNRRCRYKAYKEIVDSMDVCCLTVYDCIKRITCVKAQYCYELSKISAAISCEKFYRPIANWFPIIHELFFPFIPTYNCTSDCCKICSDKTDTHESYDYKETQEQSTRPVPAESRALSTDCGCPYETCYCDKSNIAKPRIRLRKVEKSPFFLAKEKGVTTSQTTARDCKYYLHQQKVSQIDVGSNIRSISTEHATQSELSYFKTACIACQVCMENELQVTLNVRNNFQKETDISYTDYAPPVKDIKGRKKTDEFDMFGKSVAFQLRNISFEIAVKLEKRIQDLIAQERLDHMKLKYLDCCTASSCSECAVLRKEMVCSCGLPVIMIKADSSCDFDCKQRI; this is encoded by the exons ATGCCAATTGCATGGACCGATAGTCTAACGTTGAGATTAGTAATTTTTTACAGTAAATACGAATGTCTAAGAAATCCTTTTCATCCGGATTATAAGAACAGACGTTGTCGTTACAAAGCTTACAAGGAAATTGTGGATTCTATGGATGTTTGTTGTTTAACAGTTTATGATTGTATCAAAAGGATTACCTGTGTAAAGGCCCAATACTGTTATGAGCTGTCTAAAATCAGTGCTGCAATTTCCTGTGAGAAGTTTTATAGACCAATAGCAAACTGGTTTCCAATAATCCATGAACTGTTTTTCCCATTTATACCAACTTATAATTGTACAAGTGATTGCTGCAAG ATATGCAGTGACAAAACAGATACACATGAAAGTTATGACTATAAAGAAACACAGGAGCAGTCGACACGTCCAGTCCCTGCGGAATCGAGAGCATTAAGCACAGACTGTGGTTGTCCATATGAAACTTGTTATTGTGACAAATCGAATATAGCTAAACCTCGTATTCGTCTTag GAAAGTAGAAAAATCACCTTTTTTCCTGGCGAAAGAGAAGGGTGTAACTACTTCGCAAACCACAGCAAGAGATTGCAAATATTACTTGCACCAGCAGAAAGTATCTCAAATTGATGTGGGGAGTAACATCAGAAGTATCAGTACTGAGCATGCGACTCAATCTGAACTTTCTTATTTCAAAACCGCATGTATAGCTTGTCAAGTGTGTATGGAAAATGAA TTACAAGTAACATTAAATgtacgaaataattttcagaagGAGACAGACATTAGTTACACAGATTATGCTCCACCAGTGAAAGACattaaaggaagaaagaaaactgACGAGTTTGACATGTTCGGCAAGAGTGTTGCGTTTCAGTTGCGAAATATAAGTTTCG AAATTGCTGTTAAATTGGAGAAACGAATACAAGATTTAATTGCACAAGAACGTCTGGATCATATGAAACTGAAATATTTGGATTGCTGTACAGCTTCTAGTTGCAGCGAATGTGCAGTTTTGCGCAAGGAAATGGTTTGCAGCTGCGGTCTTCCGGTAATCATGATCAAGGCAGATTCTTCCTGCGATTTCGATTGCAAGcaacgaatataa